One stretch of Prunus persica cultivar Lovell chromosome G1, Prunus_persica_NCBIv2, whole genome shotgun sequence DNA includes these proteins:
- the LOC18792377 gene encoding probable 1-deoxy-D-xylulose-5-phosphate synthase, chloroplastic isoform X3, whose amino-acid sequence MSKTRKSFKASLGVVELTVAMHHVFHAPVDKILWDVVEQTYVHKILTGRRDLIHTVRRNNGLSGSTSQSESEYDPFGAGHGCSSVSAGLGMAIARDIKGKRERIVTVISNGSTVAGQVYEAMGNAGYLDSNMVVILNDSRHSLHPMIEEGPKTAINALSSTLSKLQSSKSFLKFREVAKGVTKRIGGGMHELAAKVDEYARGMVGPLGSTLFEELGLYYIGPVDGHNIEDLICVLQQVASLNSMGPVLVHVITEENRGLENNPKSGVAYRQQEGLSNSDDLPSKVRPRTYSDCFMEALVMEAEKDKYIVTVHAGMHMESSFHLFRERFPDKFFDVGMAEQHAVTFSAGLSRGGLKPFCIIPSAFLQRAYDQVVHDVDRQRIPVRFVITSAGLVGSDGPLQCGAFDITFMSCLPNMIVMAPSNEVELANMVATAAYIDDLPVCFRYPRGAVVGMEHSICSGTPIEIGKGKILTEGKDVALLGYGSMVRNCLKARSLLSKLGIEVTVADARFCKPLDINLLRQLCRNHSFLITVEEGSIGGFGSHVAQFFALDGRLDGSIKWRPIVLPDNYIEHASPNEQLAIAGLTGHHIAATALSLLGRNREALHLMC is encoded by the exons ATgtcaaaaacaagaaagtctTTTAAAGCTAGCTTGGGAGTAGTAGAGTTGACAGTTGCCATGCACCATGTTTTCCATGCTCCTGTGGACAAGATACTATGGGATGTTGTAGAACAA ACCTACGTGCATAAAATTCTAACAGGAAGACGGGACCTCATACATACAGTGCGACGAAATAATGGTCTTTCTGGTTCTACATCTCAATCCGAAAGTGAATATGATCCATTTGGGGCAGGGCATGGGTGCAGCAGTGTTTCTGCTGGACTGG GCATGGCAATTGCACGGGATATTAAGGGAAAGCGGGAACGTATTGTCACAGTCATCAGCAATGGGTCAACAGTAGCTGGTCAGGTCTATGAGGCAATGGGTAATGCAGGTTATTTGGACTCAAATATGGTAGTAATTTTAAATGACAGCAGGCACTCTTTACACCCAATGATTGAGGAGGGCCCCAAGACAGCCATTAATGCTCTGTCTAGTACCCTAAGCAAGCTCCAGTCAAGTAAATCATTTCTGAAGTTTAGAGAAGTTGCTAAG ggTGTTACTAAAAGAATTGGTGGAGGTATGCATGAATTGGCAGCTAAAGTTGATGAGTATGCACGTGGTATGGTCGGTCCACTAGGATCAACTCTTTTTGAAGAGCTTGGATTGTATTACATTGGCCCTGTTGATGGACACAACATTGAAGACCTGATTTGCGTTCTACAGCAAGTGGCATCACTGAATTCAATGGGTCCTGTTCTGGTCCATGTGATAACGGAAGAAAATCGGGGACTGGAAAACAACCCAAAGAGTGGGGTGGCATACAGGCAGCAGGAAG GTTTGAGTAATTCTGATGATTTACCGTCCAAAGTTCGCCCTAGAACTTATAGCGACTGCTTTATGGAGGCTTTGGTTATGGAGGCAGAGAAAGACAAATATATTGTGACTGTTCATGCAGGAATGCATATGGAATCATCATTTCACCTATTCCGTGAAAGATTTCCCGACAAATTTTTTGATGTGGGAATGGCTGAGCAACATGCAGTTACTTTTTCTGCTGGTTTGTCACGTGGAGGATTAAAGCCATTTTGCATAATTCCTTCTGCATTTCTACAGAGAGCTTATGATCAG GTGGTTCATGATGTAGATCGGCAAAGAATTCCTGTGCGTTTTGTCATTACAAGTGCAGGATTGGTTGGATCTGATGGTCCCCTGCAATGTGGGGCATTCGATATAACATTTATGTCATGCTTACCAAATATGATTGTCATGGCACCGTCCAATGAGGTTGAGCTTGCCAACATGGTGGCCACTGCAGCCTACATTGATGATCTTCCAGTTTGCTTCCGATATCCTAGGGGAGCCGTAGTTGGAATGGAACATTCTATATGCAGTGGGACCCCTATTGAG ATCGGAAAGGGGAAAATTCTCACAGAGGGTAAAGATGTGGCATTGCTTGGATATGGATCAATGGTTCGGAACTGCCTTAAGGCTCGGTCTCTTCTTTCAAAGCTTGGCATTGAGGTAACAGTTGCTGATGCAAGGTTCTGCAAGCCCTTAGACATCAACCTTCTTAGGCAGCTTTGTCGAAACCACTCATTTCTAATCACGGTCGAGGAAGGCTCTATTGGAGGATTTGGATCTCATGTTGCGCAGTTCTTTGCGCTTGATGGACGGCTTGATGGAAGCATTAAG TGGCGACCAATTGTTTTACCGGACAACTACATTGAGCATGCATCCCCAAACGAACAGCTAGCTATTGCTGGGCTGACCGGACATCACATAGCTGCAACAGCGTTAAGTCTGCTTGGCCGAAATCGTGAAGCCCTCCACTTAATGTGCTAA
- the LOC18792377 gene encoding probable 1-deoxy-D-xylulose-5-phosphate synthase, chloroplastic isoform X1 → MGTASAGYPSGITSHYRGKFGAFPQKVEFIGSNFPLHVEFPRSNLYPRSVSTTTSKEIVCPKCSLPDSGEFFSDEVSTPILDSVENPIHLKNLSLKELKQLSDEIRSELSSIMSKTRKSFKASLGVVELTVAMHHVFHAPVDKILWDVVEQTYVHKILTGRRDLIHTVRRNNGLSGSTSQSESEYDPFGAGHGCSSVSAGLGMAIARDIKGKRERIVTVISNGSTVAGQVYEAMGNAGYLDSNMVVILNDSRHSLHPMIEEGPKTAINALSSTLSKLQSSKSFLKFREVAKGVTKRIGGGMHELAAKVDEYARGMVGPLGSTLFEELGLYYIGPVDGHNIEDLICVLQQVASLNSMGPVLVHVITEENRGLENNPKSGVAYRQQEGLSNSDDLPSKVRPRTYSDCFMEALVMEAEKDKYIVTVHAGMHMESSFHLFRERFPDKFFDVGMAEQHAVTFSAGLSRGGLKPFCIIPSAFLQRAYDQVVHDVDRQRIPVRFVITSAGLVGSDGPLQCGAFDITFMSCLPNMIVMAPSNEVELANMVATAAYIDDLPVCFRYPRGAVVGMEHSICSGTPIEIGKGKILTEGKDVALLGYGSMVRNCLKARSLLSKLGIEVTVADARFCKPLDINLLRQLCRNHSFLITVEEGSIGGFGSHVAQFFALDGRLDGSIKWRPIVLPDNYIEHASPNEQLAIAGLTGHHIAATALSLLGRNREALHLMC, encoded by the exons ATGGGTACTGCTTCTGCTGGGTACCCATCTGGAATTACTTCCCATTACCGTGGAAAGTTTGGGGCTTTTCCTCAAAAAGTCGAGTTCATTGGCTCTAATTTTCCACTTCATGTGGAATTTCCGAGAAGTAACTTGTACCCAAGGTCTGTTTCCACCACGACATCCAAG GAAATAGTGTGTCCAAAATGTTCTCTGCCTGATAGTGGCGAATTTTTCTCTGATGAAGTCTCGACACCCATTCTTGATTCGGTTGAAAATCCTATCCACCTGAAGAACTTGTCTCTTAAA GAACTGAAACAGTTATCTGATGAAATTCGTTCAGAGTTGTCATCAATAATgtcaaaaacaagaaagtctTTTAAAGCTAGCTTGGGAGTAGTAGAGTTGACAGTTGCCATGCACCATGTTTTCCATGCTCCTGTGGACAAGATACTATGGGATGTTGTAGAACAA ACCTACGTGCATAAAATTCTAACAGGAAGACGGGACCTCATACATACAGTGCGACGAAATAATGGTCTTTCTGGTTCTACATCTCAATCCGAAAGTGAATATGATCCATTTGGGGCAGGGCATGGGTGCAGCAGTGTTTCTGCTGGACTGG GCATGGCAATTGCACGGGATATTAAGGGAAAGCGGGAACGTATTGTCACAGTCATCAGCAATGGGTCAACAGTAGCTGGTCAGGTCTATGAGGCAATGGGTAATGCAGGTTATTTGGACTCAAATATGGTAGTAATTTTAAATGACAGCAGGCACTCTTTACACCCAATGATTGAGGAGGGCCCCAAGACAGCCATTAATGCTCTGTCTAGTACCCTAAGCAAGCTCCAGTCAAGTAAATCATTTCTGAAGTTTAGAGAAGTTGCTAAG ggTGTTACTAAAAGAATTGGTGGAGGTATGCATGAATTGGCAGCTAAAGTTGATGAGTATGCACGTGGTATGGTCGGTCCACTAGGATCAACTCTTTTTGAAGAGCTTGGATTGTATTACATTGGCCCTGTTGATGGACACAACATTGAAGACCTGATTTGCGTTCTACAGCAAGTGGCATCACTGAATTCAATGGGTCCTGTTCTGGTCCATGTGATAACGGAAGAAAATCGGGGACTGGAAAACAACCCAAAGAGTGGGGTGGCATACAGGCAGCAGGAAG GTTTGAGTAATTCTGATGATTTACCGTCCAAAGTTCGCCCTAGAACTTATAGCGACTGCTTTATGGAGGCTTTGGTTATGGAGGCAGAGAAAGACAAATATATTGTGACTGTTCATGCAGGAATGCATATGGAATCATCATTTCACCTATTCCGTGAAAGATTTCCCGACAAATTTTTTGATGTGGGAATGGCTGAGCAACATGCAGTTACTTTTTCTGCTGGTTTGTCACGTGGAGGATTAAAGCCATTTTGCATAATTCCTTCTGCATTTCTACAGAGAGCTTATGATCAG GTGGTTCATGATGTAGATCGGCAAAGAATTCCTGTGCGTTTTGTCATTACAAGTGCAGGATTGGTTGGATCTGATGGTCCCCTGCAATGTGGGGCATTCGATATAACATTTATGTCATGCTTACCAAATATGATTGTCATGGCACCGTCCAATGAGGTTGAGCTTGCCAACATGGTGGCCACTGCAGCCTACATTGATGATCTTCCAGTTTGCTTCCGATATCCTAGGGGAGCCGTAGTTGGAATGGAACATTCTATATGCAGTGGGACCCCTATTGAG ATCGGAAAGGGGAAAATTCTCACAGAGGGTAAAGATGTGGCATTGCTTGGATATGGATCAATGGTTCGGAACTGCCTTAAGGCTCGGTCTCTTCTTTCAAAGCTTGGCATTGAGGTAACAGTTGCTGATGCAAGGTTCTGCAAGCCCTTAGACATCAACCTTCTTAGGCAGCTTTGTCGAAACCACTCATTTCTAATCACGGTCGAGGAAGGCTCTATTGGAGGATTTGGATCTCATGTTGCGCAGTTCTTTGCGCTTGATGGACGGCTTGATGGAAGCATTAAG TGGCGACCAATTGTTTTACCGGACAACTACATTGAGCATGCATCCCCAAACGAACAGCTAGCTATTGCTGGGCTGACCGGACATCACATAGCTGCAACAGCGTTAAGTCTGCTTGGCCGAAATCGTGAAGCCCTCCACTTAATGTGCTAA
- the LOC18792377 gene encoding probable 1-deoxy-D-xylulose-5-phosphate synthase, chloroplastic isoform X2 yields MQELKQLSDEIRSELSSIMSKTRKSFKASLGVVELTVAMHHVFHAPVDKILWDVVEQTYVHKILTGRRDLIHTVRRNNGLSGSTSQSESEYDPFGAGHGCSSVSAGLGMAIARDIKGKRERIVTVISNGSTVAGQVYEAMGNAGYLDSNMVVILNDSRHSLHPMIEEGPKTAINALSSTLSKLQSSKSFLKFREVAKGVTKRIGGGMHELAAKVDEYARGMVGPLGSTLFEELGLYYIGPVDGHNIEDLICVLQQVASLNSMGPVLVHVITEENRGLENNPKSGVAYRQQEGLSNSDDLPSKVRPRTYSDCFMEALVMEAEKDKYIVTVHAGMHMESSFHLFRERFPDKFFDVGMAEQHAVTFSAGLSRGGLKPFCIIPSAFLQRAYDQVVHDVDRQRIPVRFVITSAGLVGSDGPLQCGAFDITFMSCLPNMIVMAPSNEVELANMVATAAYIDDLPVCFRYPRGAVVGMEHSICSGTPIEIGKGKILTEGKDVALLGYGSMVRNCLKARSLLSKLGIEVTVADARFCKPLDINLLRQLCRNHSFLITVEEGSIGGFGSHVAQFFALDGRLDGSIKWRPIVLPDNYIEHASPNEQLAIAGLTGHHIAATALSLLGRNREALHLMC; encoded by the exons A TGCAGGAACTGAAACAGTTATCTGATGAAATTCGTTCAGAGTTGTCATCAATAATgtcaaaaacaagaaagtctTTTAAAGCTAGCTTGGGAGTAGTAGAGTTGACAGTTGCCATGCACCATGTTTTCCATGCTCCTGTGGACAAGATACTATGGGATGTTGTAGAACAA ACCTACGTGCATAAAATTCTAACAGGAAGACGGGACCTCATACATACAGTGCGACGAAATAATGGTCTTTCTGGTTCTACATCTCAATCCGAAAGTGAATATGATCCATTTGGGGCAGGGCATGGGTGCAGCAGTGTTTCTGCTGGACTGG GCATGGCAATTGCACGGGATATTAAGGGAAAGCGGGAACGTATTGTCACAGTCATCAGCAATGGGTCAACAGTAGCTGGTCAGGTCTATGAGGCAATGGGTAATGCAGGTTATTTGGACTCAAATATGGTAGTAATTTTAAATGACAGCAGGCACTCTTTACACCCAATGATTGAGGAGGGCCCCAAGACAGCCATTAATGCTCTGTCTAGTACCCTAAGCAAGCTCCAGTCAAGTAAATCATTTCTGAAGTTTAGAGAAGTTGCTAAG ggTGTTACTAAAAGAATTGGTGGAGGTATGCATGAATTGGCAGCTAAAGTTGATGAGTATGCACGTGGTATGGTCGGTCCACTAGGATCAACTCTTTTTGAAGAGCTTGGATTGTATTACATTGGCCCTGTTGATGGACACAACATTGAAGACCTGATTTGCGTTCTACAGCAAGTGGCATCACTGAATTCAATGGGTCCTGTTCTGGTCCATGTGATAACGGAAGAAAATCGGGGACTGGAAAACAACCCAAAGAGTGGGGTGGCATACAGGCAGCAGGAAG GTTTGAGTAATTCTGATGATTTACCGTCCAAAGTTCGCCCTAGAACTTATAGCGACTGCTTTATGGAGGCTTTGGTTATGGAGGCAGAGAAAGACAAATATATTGTGACTGTTCATGCAGGAATGCATATGGAATCATCATTTCACCTATTCCGTGAAAGATTTCCCGACAAATTTTTTGATGTGGGAATGGCTGAGCAACATGCAGTTACTTTTTCTGCTGGTTTGTCACGTGGAGGATTAAAGCCATTTTGCATAATTCCTTCTGCATTTCTACAGAGAGCTTATGATCAG GTGGTTCATGATGTAGATCGGCAAAGAATTCCTGTGCGTTTTGTCATTACAAGTGCAGGATTGGTTGGATCTGATGGTCCCCTGCAATGTGGGGCATTCGATATAACATTTATGTCATGCTTACCAAATATGATTGTCATGGCACCGTCCAATGAGGTTGAGCTTGCCAACATGGTGGCCACTGCAGCCTACATTGATGATCTTCCAGTTTGCTTCCGATATCCTAGGGGAGCCGTAGTTGGAATGGAACATTCTATATGCAGTGGGACCCCTATTGAG ATCGGAAAGGGGAAAATTCTCACAGAGGGTAAAGATGTGGCATTGCTTGGATATGGATCAATGGTTCGGAACTGCCTTAAGGCTCGGTCTCTTCTTTCAAAGCTTGGCATTGAGGTAACAGTTGCTGATGCAAGGTTCTGCAAGCCCTTAGACATCAACCTTCTTAGGCAGCTTTGTCGAAACCACTCATTTCTAATCACGGTCGAGGAAGGCTCTATTGGAGGATTTGGATCTCATGTTGCGCAGTTCTTTGCGCTTGATGGACGGCTTGATGGAAGCATTAAG TGGCGACCAATTGTTTTACCGGACAACTACATTGAGCATGCATCCCCAAACGAACAGCTAGCTATTGCTGGGCTGACCGGACATCACATAGCTGCAACAGCGTTAAGTCTGCTTGGCCGAAATCGTGAAGCCCTCCACTTAATGTGCTAA